AGCCAGACCTCCTTTCCACGCATTCGCCCAAGGCTGGTTGGCTGGGCAGGGTTGCGGCCTGGATGGCCGGCGTTCCCGTGATCTTTACCGCCCATGGGTGGGCGTTCTCCGAAGGGGTAGGTGCCACGAAGCAGCGACTCTACGCTCTTGCCGAGAGGCTCGTTGCCCCGTTCGCTCTGAAGATCATCGCAGTCTCGGACCACGACAGGGAGCTTGCAGCCCAATTCGGCGTCGGACGGCCGGGTCAATTCGTGACCGTGCACAACGGCATGCCCGAAGTGGACGATAGGTTGAGAGCGAACCCGAGCGCGGAGCCGCCACACCTCGTCATGGTTGCGCGAATGGAGGCGCAGAAGGACCACCGCACTCTGCTCCAGGCCTTGAAGCCCCTCGCGAATCTCGATTGGACCCTCAGCCTCGTCGGAACCGGGCCGTTAATGGAAGAGACACGACGGCTGGCCGAGGAGTTGGGTCTTGCGAAGCGAGTGACGTTCTTGGGCGAGCGACGCGACGTTGCCGAGATCCTGGCAGGCTGTCAGATTTTCCTGCTCGTATCCAACCACGAGGGATTTCCCCGCAGCATCCTCGAAGCCATGAGGGCGGGCCTTCCGGTGATTACCTCCGACGTGGGTGGCAGCCGCGAGTCGGTAGTCGACGGCGAGAACGGAATCCTGGTGCAACGGCGAGACGTCGACGGGCTGACCAGAGCTCTCGGGAAGTTAATCTCCAATCCCGCACTGAGATCGAGGATGGGGGCTAGTGGACGACGATCGTTCGAGGAAAATTTCCAGTTCTCCACTCTCTATGCGAAGACGCGAAACATCTATCGGTCCGTG
This Vicinamibacteria bacterium DNA region includes the following protein-coding sequences:
- a CDS encoding glycosyltransferase family 4 protein, with amino-acid sequence PDLLSTHSPKAGWLGRVAAWMAGVPVIFTAHGWAFSEGVGATKQRLYALAERLVAPFALKIIAVSDHDRELAAQFGVGRPGQFVTVHNGMPEVDDRLRANPSAEPPHLVMVARMEAQKDHRTLLQALKPLANLDWTLSLVGTGPLMEETRRLAEELGLAKRVTFLGERRDVAEILAGCQIFLLVSNHEGFPRSILEAMRAGLPVITSDVGGSRESVVDGENGILVQRRDVDGLTRALGKLISNPALRSRMGASGRRSFEENFQFSTLYAKTRNIYRSVLPDRGGMAEGEWRDSRSSLNTRAGKPRTDAPGVAK